One part of the Sphingobacterium sp. LZ7M1 genome encodes these proteins:
- a CDS encoding EboA domain-containing protein, translated as MEWKEQVRNTLFELLTAEEKSYLEECERNIADNYSTSFVRIFSSLSRKLSTSKDKTVSMVQEDSNPLIVDHWTVLRLARVYLLGLIEDQQEPYFTFIEKLFNYADMQELEALYSALNIFQFPRIWIDRCQEGIRNNIGLVQGAIMEQNKFPATYLNEEAWNQMILKSFFTGKDIKKIYGLYDRNNIHLANSIVDYIYERDSANREIHPMLWVLAKDHLPPRAKEILKQQNNSPELLEKN; from the coding sequence ATGGAATGGAAAGAACAAGTGAGAAATACCTTATTCGAACTGCTTACCGCAGAGGAGAAAAGCTATTTAGAGGAGTGTGAAAGAAATATTGCAGATAATTATTCTACAAGTTTTGTAAGGATATTTTCCTCTTTGAGCAGGAAATTAAGTACCAGCAAGGATAAAACAGTAAGTATGGTCCAAGAGGATAGCAATCCGCTGATTGTTGACCATTGGACCGTACTTAGACTTGCGAGAGTTTACCTATTGGGTTTGATCGAAGATCAACAAGAACCCTATTTTACCTTTATCGAGAAGTTGTTCAACTATGCAGACATGCAGGAGCTAGAAGCCCTGTATTCGGCTTTGAACATCTTCCAGTTCCCAAGAATCTGGATCGACCGTTGCCAAGAGGGTATTCGGAATAATATTGGGCTGGTGCAAGGCGCTATCATGGAGCAGAATAAGTTTCCTGCTACCTATTTAAATGAAGAGGCCTGGAACCAAATGATTTTAAAAAGCTTTTTTACCGGCAAGGACATCAAGAAGATCTACGGTCTGTACGACCGCAACAATATCCATCTTGCAAACTCCATTGTCGACTATATTTATGAACGCGATTCTGCCAATCGAGAGATACATCCCATGTTATGGGTTTTGGCGAAGGATCACTTACCTCCTCGCGCTAAAGAAATCTTGAAGCAGCAAAACAATAGCCCAGAATTATTAGAGAAAAATTAA
- a CDS encoding 3-dehydroquinate synthase has product MERVLEQKFTIEYQYNIFFTKGLFTVGNNLLKDFLAKNSNPGFKQKILFVIDAGFMDKHPGLTEQIFIYFMEMEDFFLASEPLVIPGGEICKNDTSCLDTIIQAVDQYGIDRHSYVIGIGGGAILDLVGYAAAISHRGIKHIRIPTTVLSQNDSGVGVKNSVNYKGKKNFLGTFTPAKAVFNDYEFLQTLDERSWVAGVSEAIKVALIKDLSFYEWIEKNASKIKERNSEEMEDLIYRCADKHLEHIRNGDPFELGSSRPLDFGHWSAHKLEQMTDFQVLHGEAVAIGIAMDVLYSYLIGNITEEEATRVVSLIRNLGLPIYHPILDSEEARFILLSGLLDFQEHLGGKLTVVLLEKMGKGKDYHQLDYDLIIQAMDFLKNFSQNQNPFYEAS; this is encoded by the coding sequence ATGGAACGTGTATTAGAACAAAAATTCACTATTGAATATCAATATAACATCTTTTTCACCAAAGGTCTTTTCACTGTAGGCAACAATCTATTGAAGGACTTTCTAGCCAAGAACAGCAATCCCGGTTTCAAACAGAAGATCCTGTTTGTCATTGATGCTGGATTTATGGATAAACATCCCGGTCTGACAGAACAGATCTTTATCTATTTTATGGAAATGGAAGATTTTTTCCTGGCGAGTGAACCTTTGGTCATTCCCGGTGGTGAAATCTGCAAGAATGACACAAGCTGCTTAGATACCATAATCCAGGCAGTGGACCAATACGGTATAGATAGACATTCCTATGTGATCGGCATTGGCGGTGGAGCTATTTTGGACCTTGTTGGCTATGCCGCTGCGATCTCACACCGTGGGATCAAACATATCCGTATTCCAACTACGGTCCTATCTCAAAATGACTCCGGAGTTGGTGTTAAAAACTCCGTGAACTATAAAGGGAAAAAGAACTTTTTAGGAACTTTTACACCAGCAAAGGCTGTTTTCAATGATTATGAATTCTTGCAAACTCTAGACGAAAGATCTTGGGTTGCGGGGGTATCCGAGGCTATAAAAGTGGCCCTGATCAAGGATCTATCATTCTATGAATGGATAGAAAAAAATGCCAGCAAGATCAAGGAAAGGAATTCCGAAGAAATGGAAGATCTGATCTATCGTTGTGCCGATAAGCACCTAGAACATATCCGCAATGGAGATCCATTCGAATTAGGTTCTTCAAGACCATTGGATTTTGGCCATTGGAGTGCCCATAAATTGGAGCAGATGACCGATTTCCAAGTATTACATGGCGAAGCTGTTGCCATTGGAATCGCAATGGATGTTTTATACTCGTATTTAATCGGCAATATTACAGAAGAAGAAGCAACCCGAGTGGTCAGCTTGATCCGCAATCTTGGACTTCCGATCTATCATCCAATCCTGGATTCCGAAGAGGCGAGGTTTATTTTACTATCAGGTTTGCTTGATTTTCAAGAGCATCTTGGCGGAAAATTGACCGTGGTCCTTTTGGAAAAAATGGGAAAAGGCAAAGATTATCACCAATTAGATTATGACCTGATTATCCAAGCTATGGATTTCCTAAAGAACTTTAGCCAAAATCAAAACCCTTTCTATGAAGCTAGCTAA
- a CDS encoding sugar phosphate isomerase/epimerase: MSKNNFPKLHNATWPGIVGKGDHEPIISLDELLEKTAKAEVNGVKFDGVDLGLFDPHVKLDTSDDHIKSVVDKIGGTYGLAIGTLVAPIWPPDGGSAMGSQADRDRFVEVVRKAAEFGYKLRKEGIRTNNVIRVDSASSVEEWAKNPTENTKLIADTFRRACDAAAEYGERLAAEGEICWGGMQSWKTMLETLEMVDRDNMGFQADMSHTFLYLLGYNAPEDRILKPDFQWDDREELERGLKFLTSKLRPWTIDFHVAQNDGTVFGSGSHDKTGRHCLPTDPNGRLDIAKDAGFWMKDENGNPTKAFNHICWDGCMFPNEVMHKQETWDSILKTLIEVREVNGWSE, encoded by the coding sequence ATGAGCAAGAACAATTTCCCAAAATTACACAATGCTACATGGCCAGGCATTGTTGGAAAAGGAGACCATGAACCCATCATTTCTTTGGATGAGTTATTGGAAAAAACAGCAAAAGCAGAAGTAAACGGCGTAAAATTCGATGGTGTTGACTTAGGATTATTTGATCCACATGTTAAGTTGGACACTTCGGACGACCATATAAAATCAGTGGTAGACAAGATTGGAGGAACCTATGGCCTAGCTATAGGTACGCTAGTTGCCCCTATCTGGCCTCCCGATGGTGGTTCAGCAATGGGCTCACAAGCAGACAGAGACCGCTTTGTAGAAGTGGTAAGAAAAGCTGCTGAGTTTGGATATAAACTAAGAAAAGAAGGAATTAGAACTAACAACGTTATCCGTGTGGACTCAGCGAGCAGTGTAGAGGAATGGGCGAAGAACCCAACTGAAAACACCAAATTAATTGCGGATACCTTCCGTAGAGCATGTGATGCTGCGGCAGAATATGGCGAGCGCCTAGCAGCAGAAGGTGAAATCTGCTGGGGTGGTATGCAAAGCTGGAAAACCATGCTGGAAACCCTAGAGATGGTAGATCGTGATAATATGGGCTTCCAGGCAGATATGTCCCATACTTTCCTTTATCTATTGGGCTATAACGCACCTGAAGACCGCATCTTAAAACCTGATTTCCAATGGGATGACCGTGAAGAATTGGAACGAGGACTTAAGTTCCTGACTTCTAAACTACGTCCTTGGACCATAGACTTCCACGTTGCCCAAAATGATGGAACCGTATTTGGATCAGGATCACACGATAAAACCGGAAGACACTGTTTACCGACAGACCCTAACGGTCGTTTGGATATCGCTAAGGATGCTGGCTTCTGGATGAAGGATGAAAATGGCAATCCGACCAAAGCCTTCAACCATATCTGTTGGGATGGATGTATGTTCCCAAATGAGGTCATGCACAAACAAGAAACCTGGGATTCGATCTTGAAAACCTTGATCGAGGTTCGCGAGGTAAATGGATGGTCGGAGTAA
- a CDS encoding DUF1080 domain-containing protein, translating into MKKLFKYCCICLSATILLGSCNGSNAEQNNKQDSAATDTIGLEDGYIAMFEPNSLSGWEGDTTYWKMENGILSGEIREDQEPLKNNTFLIWNGGDVADFSLKTKFKISENGNSGVNYRSDRFTEVPNALRGYQADIDGKNNYTGQNYEERKRTTLAYRGQRTEILNPSDGSKGESKGNAWTNMKVIDSVATDEELKTIVKPNDWNDLEIVAEGNKLTHFINGKVIAEVIDNDPENRKEKGLIGVQLHVGPPMKVEYKDMQIKILK; encoded by the coding sequence ATGAAAAAATTATTCAAATATTGCTGTATCTGCCTCAGTGCTACTATTTTACTAGGTTCTTGCAATGGAAGCAATGCAGAACAAAACAATAAACAGGACAGTGCAGCTACGGATACCATAGGGTTAGAAGACGGTTATATCGCGATGTTTGAGCCCAATTCCCTATCCGGTTGGGAAGGTGACACGACCTATTGGAAAATGGAAAACGGGATCCTTTCAGGCGAGATCCGTGAGGATCAAGAACCATTGAAAAACAATACATTTTTGATCTGGAATGGAGGTGACGTTGCGGACTTTTCACTGAAAACTAAATTTAAAATTTCCGAAAATGGAAATAGTGGTGTAAATTACAGAAGCGATCGTTTCACAGAGGTGCCCAATGCCCTACGAGGTTATCAGGCAGACATTGATGGAAAGAATAATTACACTGGTCAAAACTATGAGGAACGAAAGCGAACAACCTTAGCATACCGTGGTCAGCGAACTGAAATATTGAACCCTTCAGATGGAAGTAAAGGTGAGTCGAAAGGCAATGCCTGGACAAATATGAAGGTAATCGATTCAGTAGCTACCGATGAAGAATTAAAGACCATAGTAAAACCCAATGATTGGAATGATCTGGAAATCGTTGCTGAAGGCAATAAATTAACACATTTTATCAATGGAAAGGTAATCGCCGAGGTGATTGACAATGATCCAGAAAACCGCAAGGAGAAGGGATTGATTGGTGTTCAATTGCATGTTGGTCCACCAATGAAAGTAGAGTACAAAGACATGCAGATAAAAATTTTAAAGTAA
- a CDS encoding aldose 1-epimerase family protein: MENSKHDWLNKVSHVAQVGGIETSILDNGRGKGTRIAWINTGAGLRFKVVIDRGMDIADASFNQFNLSWLSRLGVTAPQPFSDQGIDWLRTFGGGLLTTCGVTHVGGPEQDEHGQRGLHDQFSNSPAELISIKQPDLANGDYEMSITGKIFQGHPLGDNIEITRTIRCILGHPTIYLDDEIQNIGNIYSSHMILYHFNFGWPFIDAGTKLLWKGAWQARETGADNKIFKEGQDFRTCQEPREDHSGSGEEAALIDVDSNEQGQVECGIFNEKLGFALKLSFNKKQLPWLTNWQHWGRGEYVTGLEPGTNPPLGQKLMRERGELIQLKPGEKRKYNLEISILNNPDSITEFVNKYINL, from the coding sequence GTGGAAAACTCAAAGCACGACTGGTTGAACAAAGTCTCCCATGTGGCCCAAGTTGGAGGCATAGAAACTTCCATTTTGGATAATGGAAGGGGGAAAGGAACGCGTATAGCTTGGATCAATACAGGGGCAGGACTACGATTCAAGGTAGTCATCGACCGCGGTATGGACATAGCGGACGCTTCGTTCAATCAGTTTAACTTGAGTTGGCTAAGTCGCTTGGGGGTCACTGCTCCGCAACCCTTCTCAGACCAGGGAATCGATTGGTTAAGAACCTTTGGAGGTGGATTACTGACGACCTGTGGGGTCACCCATGTTGGAGGACCGGAACAAGATGAACATGGACAACGCGGCTTGCATGATCAATTCAGCAACAGCCCTGCAGAACTCATATCCATCAAGCAGCCCGATCTAGCCAACGGCGATTACGAAATGTCCATTACTGGAAAAATATTTCAAGGCCATCCCCTAGGAGATAACATCGAGATTACGCGCACAATACGATGCATTCTAGGTCATCCAACCATTTATTTGGATGATGAGATCCAGAATATCGGTAATATCTATTCTTCCCATATGATTTTATACCATTTCAACTTTGGGTGGCCTTTCATTGATGCGGGAACCAAACTGCTCTGGAAAGGAGCTTGGCAAGCTCGCGAAACCGGCGCAGACAACAAGATTTTTAAAGAAGGACAAGACTTCCGAACCTGTCAAGAACCTAGGGAGGACCACAGTGGTTCAGGGGAAGAAGCAGCATTGATAGATGTGGATAGTAATGAGCAAGGCCAAGTAGAATGTGGAATCTTCAATGAAAAATTAGGCTTTGCCTTAAAATTAAGCTTCAATAAGAAGCAGCTGCCTTGGTTGACCAATTGGCAACATTGGGGCAGAGGTGAATATGTAACAGGTCTGGAACCTGGCACCAACCCACCACTCGGACAGAAACTGATGCGCGAACGAGGGGAATTAATCCAATTGAAACCTGGAGAAAAGCGGAAATATAACTTAGAAATCAGTATATTGAATAACCCCGACTCCATTACGGAATTTGTAAACAAGTATATAAACCTATAA
- a CDS encoding alkaline phosphatase family protein → MKRIAVIDIVGLSSSVIGEHTPFIEKFIKENKLRKIKPVLPALTTSAQTTYLTGVAPNEHGIVGNGWYDHTDSEIKFWKQSNKLVQGENIWVTGKKQNPAFTCAQMFWWYNMYNDADFSATPRPNYLADGRKMPDCYTYPSSLRDELTEKFGKFPLFNFWGPNANITSSNWIADSAMYVEEKHQPTLNLIYLPHLDYCLQKYGPKGEDVTAELKQIDQLVEKLTTFFQKRNVEVVLLSEYGIGPVDQPIHINRILRKEGLIDIRIERGLELLDAGASEAFAVSDHQIAHVYTKTPETRDKLKTLLSKVAGVAKVLDKEEQKAYKIDHERSGDLVLLANPNAWFTYYFWEDDAVAPDYARMVDIHKKPGYDPVEMFMTSKSRAIGKLILKKIGFAAVLDITPLDASLVKGSHGIVDVDPEYYPILIGDFDGLDENVEPTSIKQILLNKIFVDKKVQETVVSQ, encoded by the coding sequence ATGAAGAGAATTGCTGTAATAGATATTGTTGGGCTTTCAAGTTCCGTAATTGGAGAACATACCCCGTTCATTGAGAAATTCATAAAAGAGAATAAATTGCGTAAGATCAAACCGGTACTTCCGGCATTGACCACCTCTGCACAGACTACCTATTTAACTGGGGTCGCTCCGAATGAACATGGAATCGTTGGCAACGGATGGTATGACCATACCGATTCTGAAATTAAATTCTGGAAACAATCCAACAAATTGGTCCAAGGCGAGAATATCTGGGTCACCGGAAAGAAACAGAATCCTGCCTTTACCTGTGCACAGATGTTCTGGTGGTACAACATGTACAATGATGCAGATTTCTCGGCCACGCCGAGACCAAATTACTTGGCCGATGGCAGAAAGATGCCGGACTGTTATACTTACCCCAGCAGCCTTCGCGATGAATTGACCGAAAAATTCGGAAAATTTCCTCTATTTAACTTCTGGGGTCCCAATGCCAATATCACTTCTTCCAATTGGATAGCCGATTCGGCCATGTATGTGGAGGAGAAACATCAACCGACCCTAAATCTGATATATCTTCCACATTTGGATTATTGCTTACAGAAATACGGTCCAAAAGGAGAAGATGTCACAGCAGAGTTGAAACAAATCGATCAACTGGTTGAAAAACTTACGACCTTCTTCCAAAAAAGAAATGTGGAAGTTGTCCTTTTATCGGAATACGGCATCGGACCAGTCGATCAACCTATCCATATCAACAGGATCCTACGTAAAGAAGGCCTGATCGATATCCGGATTGAAAGAGGTTTGGAACTATTGGATGCTGGAGCTTCAGAAGCATTTGCGGTTTCTGATCACCAGATTGCACATGTATATACCAAAACTCCGGAAACCCGAGATAAACTTAAAACCTTGTTGTCCAAGGTCGCTGGTGTAGCCAAGGTGTTGGACAAGGAGGAACAGAAGGCCTATAAAATCGACCATGAGCGTTCTGGAGATTTGGTGCTGCTAGCAAATCCTAATGCTTGGTTTACCTATTACTTCTGGGAAGATGATGCTGTTGCACCGGACTATGCCAGAATGGTAGATATACACAAGAAACCGGGTTACGATCCGGTGGAAATGTTTATGACCTCGAAGTCTAGGGCAATCGGCAAACTCATCTTAAAGAAAATAGGTTTTGCAGCAGTTCTGGATATTACTCCATTAGATGCATCATTGGTGAAAGGTTCACATGGCATTGTAGATGTAGACCCTGAATACTACCCTATTTTAATTGGTGATTTTGATGGATTGGATGAAAATGTAGAACCGACATCCATCAAGCAAATACTCCTAAACAAGATTTTTGTAGATAAAAAAGTGCAAGAAACTGTTGTTTCTCAATAA
- a CDS encoding Gfo/Idh/MocA family protein, translating to MSKKELRIGLIGCGFMGRTHSNGYKRVPNFFPDLEYTPVLKAVCSRSEDKVKAFAEQWGYESYETDWKKLIARDDIDAVDICTPNNMHMEIAVAAAAAGKMVLCEKPLSRTLEEGEKMVEAVETNKVKNTIWYNYRRLPAVTLAKQIVDSGKLGKIFHYRSNFLQDWTINENLPQGGAAFWRMDADAAGSGVTGDLLAHCIDLAMWINGGIKDVSAMTEIFVKQRMHEETGKMEDVKIDDACIFHCHFDNESLGLFESTRYARGHKALFTFEINGEKGSLKWDLHDMNRLEYFNNADDSIVKGWRSIHVTDGDQPYMDKWWVPGLSLGYEHSFVHQVADFLQTLETGEECHPTFRDALETQKVCEAVINSAKNRKWEDTHVEWKNK from the coding sequence ATGAGCAAAAAAGAATTAAGAATTGGATTAATAGGATGTGGATTCATGGGAAGAACCCATTCTAATGGATATAAACGCGTACCTAATTTCTTTCCTGACCTGGAATATACACCTGTCCTAAAGGCTGTATGTTCACGCAGTGAAGACAAAGTGAAAGCCTTTGCTGAGCAGTGGGGCTATGAGTCCTACGAGACCGACTGGAAGAAACTGATCGCTAGGGATGATATCGATGCGGTAGACATCTGTACCCCAAACAACATGCATATGGAAATCGCGGTCGCTGCAGCGGCAGCCGGTAAAATGGTACTCTGCGAAAAACCGCTTTCCAGAACTTTGGAAGAAGGCGAGAAAATGGTAGAAGCCGTTGAAACCAATAAGGTGAAAAACACTATTTGGTACAATTACCGCCGTTTACCTGCCGTTACATTGGCTAAACAGATAGTCGACAGCGGCAAGCTAGGCAAGATCTTCCACTATCGAAGTAACTTCCTTCAGGATTGGACCATCAACGAGAACCTTCCACAGGGAGGTGCCGCATTTTGGAGAATGGATGCAGATGCTGCGGGTTCTGGAGTGACCGGTGACCTATTGGCACACTGTATTGATTTAGCGATGTGGATCAATGGAGGTATCAAGGATGTATCGGCCATGACGGAAATCTTCGTAAAGCAGCGTATGCATGAAGAGACCGGAAAAATGGAAGATGTCAAGATCGATGATGCCTGTATATTCCATTGTCATTTTGATAATGAGTCTTTAGGGCTGTTTGAATCGACGCGCTATGCCCGTGGTCACAAAGCCTTATTTACCTTTGAGATCAATGGTGAAAAGGGTTCCTTGAAATGGGATCTACATGATATGAACCGATTGGAATATTTCAACAATGCTGATGATTCCATCGTCAAAGGATGGCGCTCAATCCATGTTACAGATGGCGACCAACCTTACATGGATAAATGGTGGGTTCCGGGTCTATCTTTGGGATATGAGCATTCCTTCGTACACCAAGTAGCAGATTTTTTACAAACCTTGGAAACAGGCGAAGAATGCCACCCAACTTTTAGGGATGCCCTGGAAACACAGAAGGTCTGCGAAGCGGTTATCAACTCTGCAAAAAACAGAAAATGGGAAGATACCCATGTAGAGTGGAAGAACAAATAA
- a CDS encoding TatD family hydrolase — protein sequence MCTELNRDLASMGKPMPLDFELIKGMKFVDPHIHMVSRTTDDYQALFDAGVLLLIEPAFWVGQPRTGIDTFKDYYSSLIGWERFRASQFGIRHFCTIGLNSREANNEALAEQVMELLPHFIYKEGVLGIGEIGFDDQTPAEDKYYRAQLELAKEAGLPVQVHTPHRDKTRGTTRSMDIAIEHGLDPQTVIIDHNSEETVKEVLDRGFYAGFTIYPFTKMGNERMVEIVKEYGSERIMVNSAADWGISDPLAVPKTAALMLQYGVSKEDVEKVTYQNALDAFQVSKHLDLSTLDKTLFADPNEKFEGNTILRGGQQPRLNKDSIIIS from the coding sequence ATGTGCACAGAATTAAATAGAGACCTAGCAAGCATGGGGAAACCAATGCCGCTAGACTTTGAATTAATAAAAGGGATGAAATTTGTGGACCCACATATTCATATGGTTTCACGAACGACGGATGATTACCAAGCGCTGTTTGATGCGGGCGTCCTATTACTGATCGAACCCGCTTTTTGGGTTGGACAGCCTAGAACTGGAATAGATACCTTTAAAGATTATTATAGTAGCCTGATTGGTTGGGAAAGATTTAGAGCTTCCCAATTTGGTATAAGACACTTCTGTACCATTGGGCTTAATTCTAGAGAAGCTAACAATGAAGCTTTAGCAGAACAAGTCATGGAATTACTTCCTCATTTCATTTACAAGGAAGGAGTTCTCGGCATTGGAGAAATTGGTTTCGATGACCAGACTCCTGCTGAAGATAAATATTATAGAGCTCAACTTGAGCTTGCTAAAGAAGCTGGACTTCCCGTTCAGGTTCATACCCCACACCGCGATAAAACTCGTGGTACGACACGAAGTATGGATATTGCCATTGAACATGGCCTCGATCCTCAAACGGTAATCATTGACCATAACTCCGAAGAAACGGTAAAAGAAGTATTGGACCGTGGTTTTTACGCCGGCTTTACAATTTATCCATTTACCAAGATGGGAAATGAACGCATGGTGGAAATCGTTAAGGAATACGGCTCGGAAAGGATCATGGTCAATTCAGCAGCAGATTGGGGAATTTCAGACCCCTTGGCGGTGCCCAAAACGGCTGCCCTGATGCTCCAATATGGTGTTTCCAAAGAAGATGTGGAAAAGGTGACCTATCAGAATGCATTGGATGCCTTCCAAGTCAGCAAGCATCTTGACCTAAGCACTTTGGACAAGACTTTATTTGCAGATCCGAATGAAAAATTTGAAGGTAATACAATCCTTCGTGGTGGTCAACAACCTAGGTTAAATAAGGATTCTATTATTATTTCTTAA
- the eboC gene encoding UbiA-like protein EboC (EboC, a homolog the polyprenyltransferase UbiA, belongs to system of proteins involved in the trafficking of precursor metabolites to an extracytoplasmic compartment so that the biosynthesis of certain natural products, such as scytonemin, can be completed.) produces the protein MLKPWIQIIRPSNVLTAISDVLAGVALACLFLQQDLPQVNPLIWITISSMCLYTGGIVFNDVFDAALDKVERPERPIPSGRIKKSAASILGTLAFAIGCFLAFQVNMAAFYISLAIVLMCLLYNGQAKHHFLAGPIVMGGCRGLNLLLGMAVLPDSLSYWFIAIIPIIYIASVTNISRGEVYGSNKTALLVSIGLYSIVILTLLYFTYSSKNYLALVFILLFSLMIGSPVSKALKTLQPQDVRKAVKFGVLALILMNASWIAIAGHWLLALAVCAILPVSIFLAKKFAVT, from the coding sequence ATGTTGAAACCATGGATCCAAATCATCAGGCCGTCCAATGTTTTAACAGCCATATCTGATGTTTTAGCTGGTGTCGCTTTAGCCTGCTTGTTTCTGCAACAAGATTTGCCGCAGGTCAATCCATTGATCTGGATTACCATTTCCAGTATGTGTTTATATACTGGGGGCATAGTCTTCAATGATGTGTTTGATGCTGCACTGGATAAAGTGGAGCGTCCGGAACGACCTATTCCTTCGGGCAGGATCAAAAAATCCGCTGCCAGTATCTTGGGTACATTAGCCTTTGCAATTGGATGCTTTTTAGCCTTTCAGGTGAATATGGCGGCATTCTATATTTCATTGGCCATCGTCCTGATGTGCCTACTGTACAATGGCCAAGCAAAACATCATTTTTTAGCTGGTCCAATCGTCATGGGAGGCTGTAGAGGATTGAACCTATTATTGGGAATGGCCGTTTTACCAGATTCATTGAGCTACTGGTTTATTGCCATCATTCCGATTATCTATATCGCTTCAGTAACAAACATAAGCCGTGGAGAAGTATATGGCAGCAATAAAACTGCCTTACTCGTATCCATTGGTCTATATTCTATTGTTATCTTAACACTCCTTTATTTCACCTATAGCAGCAAAAATTACCTGGCATTGGTCTTTATCTTGCTTTTCAGTCTTATGATCGGTTCGCCGGTTTCCAAGGCCTTGAAAACCTTACAGCCACAGGATGTCAGGAAAGCCGTGAAATTTGGAGTGCTCGCACTGATTTTAATGAATGCTAGCTGGATTGCCATTGCTGGTCATTGGCTGTTAGCATTGGCCGTATGTGCCATATTACCGGTTTCGATCTTCTTAGCCAAGAAATTTGCCGTAACCTAA
- the eboE gene encoding metabolite traffic protein EboE, translating to MKLANSHLSYCSNIHPGEAWKDHFQELKNNLPKIKAAVSAEQDFGLGLRLSAQAAKELSQPQALKDFQDWLKQNHIYVFTMNGFPYGDFHIKEVKDKVHAPDWTSTERYEYTKNLFDILAQLLPEGQEGGISTSPLSYRFWHEQLTAEWQQKRDICTKHILLVAEHLYQTEVNSSIYMHLDIEPEPDGMLEDSREFISWYTQELIPMASEFFKEKYKLDADQSKAIINRYICLCYDVCHFALEYEDHQQSMDELEKLNIKIGKFQVSSALKVALAEDPDKRAIQKNKLKEFNEPIYLHQVIAKESEGNLIKYKDLPDALNDSNDANHVEWRSHFHVPIFLESYGELDSTQGDILKVIELHKERQRTNHIEVETYTWGVLPKSLQAPIEESIARELNWLLNKLRN from the coding sequence ATGAAGCTAGCTAATTCACATCTTTCTTATTGTAGCAATATCCACCCCGGCGAAGCCTGGAAAGACCATTTTCAAGAGCTAAAAAACAATCTACCGAAGATAAAAGCGGCCGTTTCAGCCGAACAGGACTTTGGATTGGGATTGCGACTTTCCGCTCAAGCAGCCAAAGAACTAAGTCAGCCGCAAGCTTTAAAAGATTTTCAGGATTGGTTGAAACAGAACCATATCTACGTCTTCACTATGAATGGTTTCCCTTATGGTGATTTCCATATCAAAGAGGTCAAGGACAAAGTGCATGCACCGGATTGGACAAGCACAGAACGCTATGAATATACCAAGAACCTTTTCGACATCTTAGCGCAATTATTACCGGAGGGCCAGGAAGGTGGAATCTCCACTTCTCCTCTATCCTACCGTTTTTGGCATGAGCAGCTCACCGCGGAATGGCAACAAAAGCGGGATATCTGTACAAAACATATTCTCTTGGTTGCTGAGCACCTGTACCAAACTGAGGTTAATAGCTCGATCTACATGCACTTGGATATCGAACCTGAACCTGACGGTATGTTGGAAGATTCAAGGGAATTTATCTCATGGTATACCCAAGAATTGATCCCGATGGCAAGCGAGTTCTTTAAGGAAAAATATAAGCTGGACGCCGATCAATCCAAGGCAATCATCAACAGATATATCTGCCTATGCTATGATGTCTGCCATTTTGCCCTGGAATATGAAGACCATCAACAGAGCATGGATGAATTGGAAAAACTGAACATCAAAATTGGCAAATTCCAAGTCAGTTCGGCCTTAAAAGTAGCGCTTGCTGAGGATCCAGATAAAAGGGCAATCCAAAAAAACAAGCTGAAAGAATTTAATGAACCGATCTATTTGCATCAGGTCATTGCAAAAGAAAGCGAGGGTAACCTGATCAAATATAAGGACCTTCCTGATGCATTAAATGACAGCAATGATGCAAATCATGTGGAATGGAGAAGCCATTTTCATGTCCCTATCTTTTTGGAAAGTTATGGTGAGCTGGATTCTACCCAAGGCGATATCTTAAAGGTCATTGAACTGCATAAGGAAAGGCAAAGAACAAATCATATCGAGGTTGAGACATATACCTGGGGCGTATTGCCAAAATCCTTGCAGGCTCCAATTGAAGAGTCGATCGCAAGGGAATTGAATTGGTTATTGAATAAATTAAGGAATTAA